One region of Dehalococcoidia bacterium genomic DNA includes:
- a CDS encoding NAD-dependent epimerase/dehydratase family protein has product MKQRFLVTGASGCIGAWTVRNLVREGVYTCALVRSGSLHRLKLIMSEKELSAVEFVGGDITDLEAIEIILKGYKITHIIHLAAMQFPFCKADPSLGAAVNVGGTVNVFEAAVHCGIRNLVYASSTAVYGPADEYPDGPLLHDAPLRPRSHYGVYKQANEGTARVYWMDNGISSIGIRPYVVYGPGRDQGMTSTPTKAMLAAAAGKPYRISYGGRFGFQYADDTARAYIDAARVGFKGSEVFNLGGETVGMQAVTAAIEAAEPSSKGSITYDDIPLPFPAEIDNAPLVKVLGALHVTPLGEGVAESIRIFKQAFAQGKISPEQG; this is encoded by the coding sequence ATGAAGCAACGGTTCCTGGTCACGGGAGCTAGCGGATGCATTGGCGCATGGACGGTGCGTAACCTGGTAAGGGAGGGAGTCTACACCTGCGCCCTGGTCAGGTCCGGTTCACTGCATCGTCTGAAGCTGATAATGAGCGAAAAAGAGCTGTCCGCTGTCGAATTCGTGGGTGGCGATATCACCGATCTGGAGGCTATTGAGATCATACTGAAGGGGTATAAAATCACACACATCATCCACCTGGCAGCCATGCAGTTCCCCTTTTGCAAGGCTGATCCGTCGCTGGGCGCCGCAGTGAACGTTGGCGGAACCGTTAATGTTTTCGAGGCGGCCGTCCATTGCGGTATCCGTAACCTGGTTTATGCCAGCAGCACGGCTGTATATGGCCCGGCCGACGAATATCCCGATGGGCCGCTGCTTCACGATGCCCCGCTCCGCCCGCGGTCGCACTATGGAGTCTACAAGCAAGCCAACGAAGGGACGGCGCGCGTTTACTGGATGGACAATGGCATTTCCAGTATCGGAATCCGCCCCTATGTAGTCTACGGACCCGGCAGAGACCAGGGGATGACGTCGACTCCCACCAAAGCCATGCTGGCGGCGGCGGCGGGCAAACCGTACCGTATTTCATACGGCGGGCGCTTCGGGTTTCAGTATGCCGATGACACGGCCAGGGCATATATAGATGCGGCACGTGTCGGTTTCAAAGGCTCCGAAGTGTTCAACCTTGGTGGGGAAACGGTCGGGATGCAGGCTGTAACAGCTGCCATAGAGGCGGCCGAGCCTTCGTCAAAGGGCAGTATTACGTACGATGACATACCGTTGCCCTTTCCTGCCGAGATCGACAATGCACCCCTTGTGAAGGTGCTGGGCGCCCTGCACGTCACTCCGCTGGGCGAAGGTGTGGCTGAGTCTATCAGGATATTCAAGCAGGCCTTTGCACAGGGAAAAATTAGTCCCGAACAGGGATAA
- a CDS encoding 3-keto-5-aminohexanoate cleavage protein produces MDPLIIVATPNTCWLKPSVDYPRTPQAIAREAKRCLEKGASVLHTHAEGRWTDVIRAVRASCDIIIQSGMSSLEIKDRLDCFSQKSDMLSIILNHHDEAFAEVDCLKLHSKQELEKYARLCKKHHVAPEFEVWHAGSIWNLNYLINKKLLTTPYITTLFFGWPGGTWSPPTVEEYLYRRRLLPPGCAVVVSIMHQDQMKILTAAIQEGDHVRVGTEDYCYTRSGKLARTHELVEEIALISRSLGRPVANVKQARSILGLNRR; encoded by the coding sequence ATGGACCCGCTTATCATAGTTGCCACGCCGAATACCTGCTGGCTCAAGCCCTCGGTGGACTATCCCCGGACCCCGCAGGCCATAGCGCGGGAGGCCAAACGTTGCCTTGAAAAGGGCGCCTCCGTGCTGCATACGCACGCCGAAGGCCGATGGACCGATGTCATCCGCGCCGTACGTGCTTCCTGCGATATCATCATCCAGAGCGGCATGTCCAGCCTCGAGATAAAGGATCGCCTTGATTGCTTCAGCCAGAAGTCAGATATGCTTTCCATAATACTCAACCACCATGACGAGGCCTTCGCCGAGGTCGACTGCCTCAAGCTGCATTCCAAGCAGGAGCTGGAGAAATATGCCAGGCTATGCAAAAAACATCATGTCGCCCCAGAGTTCGAAGTGTGGCATGCGGGATCCATCTGGAACCTGAACTATCTGATCAATAAGAAGCTGCTGACTACTCCCTATATCACCACGCTCTTTTTCGGCTGGCCGGGTGGTACCTGGTCGCCTCCCACCGTCGAGGAGTATCTCTATCGGCGCAGGCTGTTGCCCCCGGGCTGCGCAGTTGTAGTGAGTATCATGCATCAGGACCAGATGAAGATATTAACGGCCGCCATTCAGGAAGGAGATCATGTACGTGTGGGCACCGAGGATTATTGTTATACGAGGTCGGGGAAATTAGCCAGGACGCACGAACTGGTTGAAGAAATAGCCTTGATCTCACGGTCGCTGGGAAGGCCTGTCGCTAATGTGAAGCAGGCGCGCAGTATATTGGGGCTCAACAGGAGATAA
- a CDS encoding SDR family oxidoreductase, translating to MSKTKKKVAVVTGAANGIGEAVARLFSHKGYTVIMLDISDRGKQVSDEIKAGGGDCIFWKCDVASEKDVAASVKKIVKMYGRIDVLNNNAGIVLVRPLDQIRWEEYQRVVDVNLGGIFLFCKHVIPVMKKQKSGSIVNMGSVSGHVGQIDHSLYGATKGAIIALTRALAWELAPWNIRVNSVSPGSVDTPMLRSDIKIESAKTGKPYKEVKKLREGEQAFKRWADPSEIAEAIYFLAGDAASFITGSDLLVDCGWVAK from the coding sequence ATGAGTAAAACGAAAAAAAAGGTCGCGGTTGTGACAGGCGCTGCCAACGGGATAGGCGAAGCTGTAGCGCGGCTGTTCTCCCATAAAGGCTACACTGTCATTATGCTGGATATATCCGATCGAGGTAAACAGGTCAGTGATGAGATCAAAGCCGGTGGCGGTGATTGCATTTTCTGGAAATGCGACGTGGCCAGCGAGAAAGACGTTGCCGCCTCCGTGAAAAAGATAGTCAAGATGTACGGCCGCATAGATGTGCTCAACAACAATGCCGGCATCGTGCTGGTGCGTCCCCTGGACCAGATCCGCTGGGAGGAATACCAGCGTGTCGTGGACGTCAACCTGGGGGGCATCTTCCTCTTCTGCAAACACGTGATACCGGTCATGAAGAAGCAAAAGAGCGGCTCTATCGTGAATATGGGCTCGGTCTCAGGCCATGTAGGGCAGATCGACCACTCGCTTTACGGCGCCACCAAAGGGGCTATAATTGCGCTCACCAGGGCGCTGGCCTGGGAGCTGGCCCCCTGGAATATAAGGGTCAACTCCGTAAGCCCCGGCTCTGTGGACACGCCCATGCTGAGGAGCGATATCAAGATAGAATCGGCCAAAACAGGTAAGCCCTACAAAGAGGTCAAGAAGCTGAGGGAGGGCGAGCAGGCTTTTAAACGCTGGGCAGATCCTTCAGAGATCGCCGAAGCCATATATTTCCTGGCCGGCGACGCAGCATCGTTTATAACCGGATCGGACCTGCTTGTCGACTGCGGCTGGGTGGCGAAATGA